A portion of the Lolium rigidum isolate FL_2022 chromosome 1, APGP_CSIRO_Lrig_0.1, whole genome shotgun sequence genome contains these proteins:
- the LOC124665646 gene encoding calcium-binding protein KIC-like: protein MASQQQQSVGFEDYLPVMAERLGEEGLMQELASGFRLLQDPALGLITFASLRRNAPLLGLGGMSDDDLRGMLAEGDFDGDGALSEMEFCVLMVRLSPELMDEPRRWLDDAVAQASQFLFTS from the coding sequence ATGGCATCGCAGCAGCAGCAGTCGGTGGGCTTCGAGGACTACCTCCCGGTGATGGCGGAGCGGCTGGGCGAGGAGGGCCTGATGCAGGAACTTGCCTCCGGGTTCCGGCTGCTGCAGGACCCGGCGCTGGGCCTCATCACCTTCGCCAGCCTCCGCCGCAACGCGCCGCTGCTCGGCCTCGGCGGCATGTCCGACGACGACCTCCGCGGGATGCTCGCCGAGggcgacttcgacggcgacggcgcgctgAGCGAGATGGAGTTCTGCGTGCTCATGGTCAGGCTCAGCCCCGAGCTCATGGACGAGCCCCGCAGGTGGCTCGACGACGCCGTCGCCCAGGCGTCACAGTTCCTCTTCACCAGTTAG